The following are encoded in a window of Bacillus sp. 2205SS5-2 genomic DNA:
- a CDS encoding argininosuccinate synthase, with the protein MRMKKKVVLAYSGGLDTSVAIKWLIEQNFDVISCCLDVGEGKDLLFVKEKALSIGASKSYVLDVKEEFAYEYVLKSLQAQCLYEGKYPLVSALSRPLISKKLVEIAEKEKASAVAHGCTGKGNDQVRFETCIKALNPELQVLAPVREWHWSREEEIQYAKTQQIPIPIDLESPYSIDQNLWGRSNECGELEDPWKTPPENAYEWTKPLAETPDVADVIEIQFQQGVPISLNNKVLSLPTLLVELNKMAGMHGVGRIDLVENRLVGIKSREVYECPGAITLLTAHKELEDITVEKDLAHFKPIIGMKLSELIYNGLWFSPLQEALSSFLVKSQQQVTGTVRVKLFKGHCVVEGRKSPNSLYNEKLATYSKGDCFNHEAAKGFIELWSLPTKVYAQVNNKVGERI; encoded by the coding sequence ATGAGGATGAAAAAGAAGGTTGTGCTTGCCTATTCAGGTGGCCTAGATACGTCAGTGGCAATAAAATGGTTAATCGAACAAAATTTTGATGTCATTTCATGCTGCTTAGATGTAGGCGAAGGAAAAGATTTATTATTTGTAAAAGAAAAAGCCCTCTCCATTGGAGCCAGTAAATCATATGTTTTGGATGTCAAAGAGGAATTTGCCTATGAGTATGTCTTAAAATCCCTTCAAGCACAATGCCTTTATGAGGGTAAATACCCGTTAGTTTCAGCCTTATCAAGACCGTTAATTAGCAAGAAGTTAGTTGAAATTGCTGAAAAAGAAAAAGCTTCTGCCGTTGCTCATGGATGTACGGGAAAAGGAAATGATCAAGTTCGATTTGAAACATGTATTAAGGCCTTAAATCCCGAATTACAAGTGCTAGCCCCCGTAAGAGAGTGGCATTGGTCGAGAGAAGAAGAAATTCAGTATGCTAAAACACAGCAAATTCCGATTCCAATTGACCTAGAAAGTCCCTATTCAATTGACCAGAATTTATGGGGGAGAAGCAATGAATGCGGGGAATTAGAGGATCCGTGGAAAACCCCTCCAGAAAATGCCTATGAATGGACTAAACCACTTGCTGAGACCCCAGACGTTGCAGATGTCATAGAAATACAATTTCAACAAGGAGTGCCTATATCATTGAATAATAAGGTGCTATCATTACCTACCTTACTCGTAGAATTAAATAAAATGGCAGGAATGCACGGTGTAGGAAGAATCGATCTTGTTGAAAATCGACTCGTAGGCATCAAATCTAGAGAAGTGTATGAGTGTCCTGGAGCGATTACACTACTGACTGCGCATAAAGAGCTTGAGGATATTACAGTTGAGAAGGATCTTGCTCATTTTAAGCCAATTATTGGAATGAAATTAAGTGAATTAATTTATAATGGGTTATGGTTTTCTCCTTTACAAGAAGCGTTATCGTCATTCCTCGTGAAGAGTCAACAGCAGGTTACTGGAACTGTTCGGGTGAAGTTATTCAAAGGACACTGCGTCGTTGAAGGGAGAAAATCACCTAATTCGCTATATAACGAAAAGCTTGCAACCTATTCCAAAGGAGATTGTTTCAATCATGAAGCAGCAAAAGGGTTCATTGAGTTATGGAGTCTACCGACCAAAGTATATGCCCAAGTCAATAATAAAGTGGGAGAAAGAATATGA
- the argH gene encoding argininosuccinate lyase, with amino-acid sequence MKKMWGGRFEKTPEEWVEEFNASISFDQTLWQEDLACSLAHVKMLASTGIITTDEGEKIQEGLLHLQKKGEQNELHFSVFLEDVHMNLEDLLITEIGDVGKKLHTARSRNDQVATDLHLYIKKITHETMEIISNLQKEILTLAQQHVYTIIPGYTHLQRAQPVSLAHHLLAYFWMFSRDQERLNDSLKRVDCSPLGAGALAGTTFPIDRNMTARELGFSAIYPNSIDAVSDRDFVIEFLSHASLIMMHLSRLSEELILWSSHEFQFIELADAFCTGSSMMPQKKNPDMAELIRGKAGRTYGNLFTLLTVFKGLPLSYNKDMQEDKEPLFDTVTTLQGCVKIMTGLIETVKVQKEKLAAEVEKDFSNATELADYLTAKGIPFREAHEIVGGIVLFCVKEQLFLQDVPLKTYHLFSLCIEEDIYETLSPNSTVARRNCVGGTGFEAVQCQLEEAKKKLMNGI; translated from the coding sequence ATGAAAAAAATGTGGGGGGGGAGGTTTGAGAAAACACCTGAAGAATGGGTAGAGGAATTTAACGCATCGATTTCCTTTGATCAAACTCTTTGGCAAGAAGACCTTGCTTGTAGTTTGGCTCACGTGAAGATGCTCGCATCGACCGGAATTATCACTACCGATGAAGGAGAAAAAATTCAAGAAGGCCTGCTTCACCTACAGAAAAAAGGAGAACAGAATGAGCTACATTTTTCTGTCTTTCTTGAAGATGTTCATATGAACCTTGAGGATTTACTCATAACCGAAATTGGTGATGTAGGAAAAAAACTTCATACAGCTAGAAGTCGTAACGACCAAGTTGCTACCGATCTGCATTTATATATTAAAAAAATTACGCACGAAACGATGGAGATTATATCAAACTTGCAAAAAGAAATTCTCACATTAGCTCAACAGCATGTATATACGATAATTCCTGGGTACACCCATCTTCAAAGAGCACAGCCAGTTTCGTTGGCACATCATCTTTTGGCATATTTTTGGATGTTTTCAAGAGACCAGGAGAGACTGAACGATTCCTTGAAGAGAGTAGATTGTAGTCCATTAGGGGCAGGAGCATTAGCGGGAACCACTTTCCCCATTGATCGAAATATGACAGCAAGGGAGCTGGGGTTTTCAGCGATTTATCCAAATAGTATAGATGCTGTGAGTGATCGAGATTTTGTAATTGAATTTTTAAGTCATGCAAGTCTCATAATGATGCATTTATCCCGTTTGTCAGAAGAACTTATACTATGGAGTTCTCATGAGTTTCAATTCATCGAATTAGCAGATGCTTTCTGTACAGGAAGTAGCATGATGCCACAGAAGAAAAATCCCGATATGGCAGAGCTTATTCGAGGAAAAGCGGGAAGAACCTATGGAAATCTGTTTACACTATTAACCGTATTCAAGGGACTACCTTTAAGTTATAACAAAGATATGCAAGAAGACAAGGAACCATTATTCGACACAGTTACAACCTTGCAGGGCTGCGTGAAAATTATGACCGGTTTGATTGAAACAGTAAAAGTTCAAAAAGAGAAACTGGCTGCCGAAGTAGAAAAGGATTTTTCAAATGCAACGGAACTGGCCGATTATTTAACAGCAAAGGGAATTCCTTTTCGGGAAGCACACGAAATAGTCGGGGGCATTGTATTATTCTGTGTGAAGGAACAACTTTTCTTACAGGATGTTCCGTTAAAAACTTACCACCTTTTTTCCTTGTGCATTGAAGAGGATATCTATGAAACGCTATCTCCGAACAGTACTGTGGCGCGGCGGAATTGTGTAGGTGGTACAGGATTTGAGGCTGTTCAATGTCAACTAGAAGAAGCGAAAAAAAAGCTAATGAATGGAATCTGA
- a CDS encoding universal stress protein, with protein sequence MNLTYKNILVAVDGSREAEWAFKKSIEIAKRNDASLTLIHVIDTRSFATIEAYDRTIGQRAEKYAQELMDQYKKEATEAGVSKVGALVDYGSPKVIIAKDAKNKVEADLIVCGATGLNAVERFFIGSVSEHITRSATCDVLIVRTEKE encoded by the coding sequence ATGAATTTAACCTACAAGAATATTTTAGTCGCGGTGGACGGTTCACGAGAAGCAGAATGGGCTTTTAAAAAGAGCATTGAAATTGCTAAACGAAATGATGCATCCTTAACTTTGATTCATGTCATTGATACACGAAGCTTTGCAACGATTGAGGCATATGACCGAACAATTGGGCAACGTGCAGAAAAATACGCTCAAGAATTGATGGATCAATACAAGAAAGAAGCAACTGAAGCAGGCGTTAGCAAAGTCGGAGCATTAGTGGACTACGGTTCACCTAAAGTGATTATTGCCAAAGATGCGAAAAATAAAGTTGAAGCAGATCTCATTGTCTGTGGGGCTACTGGTCTAAATGCAGTTGAGCGTTTCTTTATTGGTAGTGTATCCGAGCATATCACTCGTTCTGCTACTTGTGACGTATTAATCGTTCGTACAGAAAAAGAGTAG
- a CDS encoding purine-cytosine permease family protein produces MPTSQVEKQMFERFGLESVPQHMKQTTWLEYFIIQLAFSVNSGNFLVPALAVLEGGLSFFGAVSATILGAGSAFFFVSLLSLPGVKYGLPAQYVIRTMLGTRFTRFIASPVRAVTSLYWFSVQTIGGTFVLQSLYHLMTGNTLPFVPLALLLAFIMTVLALVGFDAVKKATKWFMPILIIGQFLMLFLFIQKGIQQPLSIFPKEQALSIPAFFFFASLAFVQYVSGVSASADVARYAKSEQHAFWGLFSGNMIGFTMTAVLASFSATLFESSNPFIASSEITSSSFFLLLISLCSVVSMISINLSNAYTGGFSLLNAIPSLGRVKASLLFGVTGITISCFPVLVDEAKIFISLLGALVIPISAVIIINYLFVKKQQISATDLNVLQNGSYHWNISALVTVIFAFLLYLVLPEGWSPGFFAFFVACGLYFILASSKQKTSSL; encoded by the coding sequence ATGCCGACTTCACAAGTAGAAAAACAAATGTTTGAACGATTTGGTTTAGAATCCGTTCCCCAGCATATGAAACAAACGACATGGCTTGAGTATTTCATCATTCAACTTGCGTTTTCAGTGAACTCTGGAAATTTTCTCGTTCCTGCACTCGCTGTGCTAGAAGGTGGACTCTCCTTTTTTGGGGCAGTTTCCGCCACTATTCTCGGGGCAGGTTCAGCCTTCTTTTTCGTTTCACTTTTATCTCTACCAGGAGTGAAATATGGCTTACCAGCACAGTATGTGATTCGTACAATGCTTGGTACAAGATTCACTCGATTCATCGCTTCACCCGTTCGAGCCGTTACTTCTCTCTATTGGTTTAGTGTCCAAACAATTGGGGGCACGTTCGTTCTTCAATCTCTTTATCACTTAATGACAGGGAATACTCTTCCTTTTGTTCCACTAGCACTTTTATTAGCCTTTATTATGACCGTCCTAGCTTTAGTTGGATTTGATGCAGTCAAAAAAGCTACAAAATGGTTTATGCCGATCTTAATTATTGGTCAATTCTTGATGCTCTTTCTTTTTATTCAAAAAGGAATTCAACAACCTTTATCTATCTTCCCAAAGGAACAAGCTTTATCAATCCCAGCTTTTTTCTTTTTTGCTAGCTTAGCTTTCGTTCAATATGTGTCAGGCGTTAGTGCTTCTGCTGATGTTGCTCGTTATGCTAAATCAGAACAACATGCATTTTGGGGACTGTTTTCAGGTAATATGATTGGTTTCACGATGACTGCAGTTTTAGCTTCTTTTTCTGCTACTCTGTTTGAAAGTAGCAACCCCTTCATTGCCAGTAGTGAAATTACAAGCTCTTCATTTTTCCTTTTACTTATTTCTTTATGTAGTGTCGTTTCCATGATTTCAATTAATCTTAGTAATGCATATACGGGTGGGTTTAGCTTATTAAACGCAATTCCTTCCCTTGGAAGAGTAAAAGCATCCCTTCTGTTTGGGGTAACCGGCATTACAATCAGCTGTTTTCCTGTTTTAGTTGATGAGGCAAAAATCTTTATCTCACTATTAGGAGCGCTTGTTATTCCGATTTCAGCCGTTATCATTATTAATTATCTATTTGTTAAAAAGCAACAAATTTCTGCAACTGATTTGAACGTGTTACAAAATGGGTCCTATCATTGGAATATATCTGCACTTGTAACCGTTATTTTTGCCTTTCTTCTTTATTTAGTATTACCAGAAGGCTGGTCACCTGGATTCTTTGCGTTTTTTGTCGCATGTGGACTCTACTTCATTCTTGCTTCAAGTAAACAAAAAACATCATCTCTCTAA
- the ald gene encoding alanine dehydrogenase, translating to MRIGVPKEVKNNENRVAMTPSGVMNLLQYGHEVYIETGAGEGSGFTDEDYLLAGGSIVDSPTEAWAMEMVMKVKEPLPSEYGYFREGLILFTYLHLAPEPELTKALIDNKVVGIAYETVQLPNQSLPLLTPMSEVAGRMASQIGAQFLEKPHGGKGILLSGVPGVQRGKVTIIGGGVAGTNAAKMAIGLGAQVSIIDLNPERLRQLDDIFGTDVTTLMSNPFNIERAVAESDLVIGAVLIPGAKAPKLVSGDMIKQMNPGSVVVDIAIDQGGIFETTDRITTHDDPTYVKDEVVHYAVANMPGAVPRTSTIALTNVTVPYAVQIANKGYKQACLDNVALLKGINTLSGYVTYQAVAESHDLVYSDAKTLLNQQ from the coding sequence ATGCGAATTGGTGTACCGAAAGAGGTAAAAAATAACGAAAATCGAGTGGCTATGACACCATCAGGTGTGATGAACTTATTGCAATATGGTCACGAAGTATATATAGAGACAGGTGCAGGGGAAGGCTCTGGATTTACCGATGAGGACTATTTGCTAGCAGGGGGAAGTATTGTAGATTCCCCAACAGAAGCATGGGCTATGGAGATGGTAATGAAAGTGAAAGAACCACTTCCAAGTGAGTATGGATATTTCAGAGAAGGACTAATTTTATTTACGTACCTCCACCTTGCGCCAGAACCTGAATTAACAAAAGCCTTAATTGATAATAAAGTAGTGGGAATTGCATATGAAACCGTTCAACTTCCAAACCAATCTCTTCCATTATTAACTCCGATGAGTGAAGTTGCCGGTAGAATGGCCTCGCAAATTGGAGCACAATTTTTAGAGAAACCCCATGGTGGAAAAGGAATTCTTTTATCAGGTGTACCTGGTGTTCAACGTGGGAAAGTTACCATCATTGGAGGCGGAGTCGCAGGAACAAATGCAGCTAAAATGGCTATAGGATTAGGGGCTCAAGTAAGTATTATTGATTTAAATCCTGAACGCTTACGTCAGCTAGATGATATATTTGGTACTGATGTAACGACATTAATGTCCAATCCGTTTAACATCGAACGAGCAGTAGCAGAATCTGATCTTGTCATTGGAGCAGTTTTGATTCCAGGTGCAAAAGCACCGAAGCTCGTATCAGGTGACATGATTAAACAAATGAATCCTGGATCAGTTGTGGTTGACATCGCCATCGATCAAGGGGGGATTTTCGAAACGACTGATCGAATAACAACACATGATGATCCTACCTATGTTAAAGATGAAGTAGTCCACTATGCCGTGGCTAATATGCCTGGAGCTGTCCCAAGAACATCTACAATTGCTCTAACAAATGTAACAGTACCTTATGCTGTACAAATTGCAAATAAAGGATACAAGCAAGCGTGCTTAGATAATGTAGCACTTTTAAAAGGTATCAATACACTTAGTGGGTACGTTACGTATCAAGCTGTTGCAGAATCACATGATCTAGTGTATTCAGATGCGAAGACATTATTAAATCAACAATAG
- a CDS encoding metal-dependent hydrolase: MKISYHGHAVVKIETAGMSIIIDPFIRGNDLTDLKAEREAPNFILLTHGHNDHIGDTVELAERAYALVIANHEIATYLGTQGVKNTHGMHIGGAYNFEFGKIKLTQAFHGSTYITEKQEMIPLGMPAGILFMAEGKTIYHAGDTGLFSDMKLIGEQHKIDLAFLPIGDNYTMGPEDAALAAEFLQAKKVVPIHYNTFPPIKQDPHAFLELLKEKNGRVMNPGDVHYL, encoded by the coding sequence TTGAAAATTTCGTACCATGGTCATGCGGTTGTGAAAATTGAAACAGCTGGAATGAGCATCATAATCGATCCGTTTATTCGAGGAAATGATTTAACAGACTTAAAGGCAGAAAGGGAAGCTCCCAATTTCATATTGTTAACCCATGGTCATAATGATCACATTGGCGACACCGTGGAATTAGCTGAAAGAGCCTATGCGCTTGTGATTGCTAATCATGAAATTGCGACTTATTTAGGCACTCAAGGAGTGAAAAATACCCACGGAATGCATATAGGTGGGGCGTATAATTTTGAATTTGGAAAAATAAAATTAACCCAAGCATTTCATGGTTCCACTTATATAACGGAAAAACAAGAAATGATTCCACTCGGAATGCCAGCTGGGATTTTATTTATGGCTGAAGGAAAAACCATTTACCATGCTGGAGACACAGGGTTATTTTCTGATATGAAATTAATTGGAGAACAGCATAAAATTGATCTAGCATTTTTACCAATCGGAGATAATTATACGATGGGTCCAGAAGATGCAGCCTTAGCAGCTGAGTTTCTTCAAGCTAAAAAAGTCGTCCCAATTCACTACAACACTTTTCCTCCCATTAAACAAGATCCACATGCCTTCCTTGAATTATTAAAGGAGAAGAATGGTCGAGTAATGAATCCGGGAGATGTCCATTACCTCTAA
- a CDS encoding DRTGG domain-containing protein, translating into MATKHEQILQYIDSLPVGEKISVRQIAKNLTVSEGTAYRAIKDAETKGYVSTIERVGTIRIERKKKENIEKLTYAEVIKIVEGQVLGGRAGLHKTLNKFVIGAMKLDAMMRYTGTDNLLIIGNRTKAHEQALLAGAAVLITGGFDTEDNVKRLADELELPVISTSYDTFTVATMINRAIYDQLIKKEIVLVEDILTPIEETAFLALEDDVAKWHQLKLTTSHSRYPVVDRNKKILGMVTSKDILGKAHELKIEKVMTKPPITINMKTSVASTAHMMIWEGIEVLPVVNDQHRLQGIISRQDVLKALQMIQRQPQVGETIDDTITNSLRVKDDNNSEECYTFQVSPQMTNGLGTVSYGVLTTLLTEAANRVLKSLKKGDLVVENITIYFIKPVQMESSIEIHPKVLEAGRKFGKVDVEVFNEGTIVGKALMTCQFI; encoded by the coding sequence TTGGCAACAAAACACGAACAGATTTTACAATATATTGATTCACTTCCGGTAGGAGAAAAGATCTCTGTAAGGCAGATCGCCAAAAATTTAACGGTTAGTGAAGGAACAGCGTACCGAGCCATAAAAGATGCTGAAACGAAAGGTTACGTGAGTACGATTGAACGGGTAGGAACTATTCGGATTGAACGCAAGAAAAAAGAAAACATAGAAAAGCTTACGTATGCTGAGGTCATTAAAATTGTTGAAGGACAAGTACTAGGTGGCAGAGCGGGTTTGCACAAAACCTTAAATAAATTTGTCATTGGAGCGATGAAGCTAGATGCGATGATGAGGTACACTGGGACTGATAATCTATTGATCATCGGAAATCGAACGAAAGCACATGAACAAGCGTTACTTGCCGGTGCAGCGGTCTTAATCACAGGTGGTTTTGATACAGAAGATAATGTAAAGCGTTTAGCGGATGAATTAGAGCTTCCGGTTATTTCGACAAGTTATGATACTTTTACTGTCGCAACCATGATTAACCGTGCCATTTATGACCAGTTGATAAAAAAAGAAATTGTCTTAGTTGAAGATATATTAACACCGATAGAGGAAACGGCATTTTTAGCTTTAGAAGACGATGTGGCCAAATGGCATCAGCTCAAATTGACCACTTCACATAGCCGTTATCCAGTAGTCGATAGAAATAAGAAAATCCTCGGAATGGTTACTTCCAAAGATATATTAGGGAAAGCCCATGAACTCAAGATTGAAAAAGTAATGACAAAGCCTCCTATTACAATCAATATGAAGACAAGCGTAGCTTCAACTGCTCATATGATGATATGGGAAGGAATTGAAGTTCTTCCCGTTGTCAATGATCAACATAGACTGCAAGGGATTATTAGTCGACAAGACGTATTAAAAGCATTACAAATGATTCAGCGTCAACCACAAGTAGGTGAGACAATCGATGATACGATTACAAACTCTTTACGAGTGAAGGATGATAATAATTCAGAAGAGTGTTATACGTTTCAAGTGTCCCCGCAAATGACAAATGGACTTGGAACAGTATCGTATGGAGTGCTAACAACCCTCTTAACAGAAGCGGCGAATCGTGTATTGAAGTCATTAAAAAAAGGAGATTTAGTCGTTGAAAATATCACGATTTATTTTATTAAACCAGTACAAATGGAAAGCAGCATTGAGATTCATCCAAAAGTCTTAGAAGCCGGAAGAAAATTTGGAAAAGTAGACGTAGAAGTATTCAACGAAGGAACCATAGTAGGAAAAGCCCTAATGACCTGCCAATTTATATAA
- a CDS encoding YtpI family protein: MQVLVIFIIFSLSFYVYYKIKSIRSNLPMEKKFISGKSSMALGVFVALFGLNQIYLYQTTVTYFIAALFFITGAISIWGGWKLYQHYLPLYIQEYEKNRLS, from the coding sequence ATGCAAGTGCTTGTTATTTTTATTATTTTCTCTTTATCTTTTTATGTATATTATAAAATAAAAAGTATCCGATCAAATTTACCAATGGAGAAGAAATTTATTTCAGGTAAATCGAGTATGGCTTTAGGGGTATTTGTTGCGCTATTCGGCTTGAACCAAATTTACCTTTACCAAACAACAGTTACCTATTTCATTGCGGCTTTATTTTTTATCACAGGTGCGATTAGCATTTGGGGTGGCTGGAAATTGTATCAACATTACTTACCCCTTTATATTCAAGAGTATGAGAAAAACAGACTTTCCTAA
- a CDS encoding DHH family phosphoesterase — protein sequence MKSQILDTIKQYDTIIVHRHVRPDPDAYGSQGGLVEILTSSFPDKTIYAVGREEESLQYLRRLDNISDEVFSGALVIVCDTANAERICDERYTMADKVIKIDHHPNEDPYGDVLWVDTSASSCSEMIYEFYLFGQEQGLVLTDEGARLLFAGIVGDTGRFLYPSTTQKTFDVAGELIRYNFNRNELFDEMYEMDAKVLKLQGYILQNFKMKESGAASVTLTKELLNEFDVVPAQASLLVSTLGSVKGVRAWICFIEEEDQIRVRLRSKGPVINSIAKKYNGGGHPLAAGASIYSWNEAQDVMNDLEVALKEYRPS from the coding sequence ATGAAATCTCAAATCTTAGATACTATTAAACAGTACGATACGATCATTGTTCATCGTCATGTTCGACCAGATCCTGATGCTTACGGGTCACAAGGAGGGTTGGTAGAAATATTAACTTCGTCATTTCCAGATAAAACCATTTACGCCGTAGGAAGAGAAGAGGAATCTCTTCAATATTTAAGAAGGCTGGATAATATATCTGATGAAGTGTTTTCTGGGGCTTTAGTTATTGTTTGTGACACCGCCAATGCAGAACGAATTTGTGATGAACGATATACGATGGCCGACAAAGTAATTAAGATTGATCATCATCCAAATGAAGATCCTTATGGAGATGTTTTATGGGTTGACACATCGGCAAGCTCATGCAGCGAAATGATTTATGAGTTTTATTTGTTTGGTCAAGAACAAGGCTTGGTGCTGACAGATGAAGGTGCAAGATTGCTTTTTGCTGGAATCGTTGGTGATACAGGACGCTTCTTATATCCAAGTACAACTCAAAAAACCTTTGATGTCGCCGGTGAGCTTATCCGTTATAATTTTAATCGAAATGAACTATTTGATGAGATGTATGAAATGGATGCGAAGGTGTTAAAGCTTCAAGGTTATATTCTCCAGAACTTCAAGATGAAAGAAAGTGGAGCAGCTTCTGTCACGTTAACAAAAGAGCTTCTAAATGAATTTGATGTAGTTCCGGCTCAAGCGTCGTTGCTAGTGAGTACGCTTGGGAGTGTAAAAGGGGTTCGTGCCTGGATTTGCTTTATTGAAGAAGAGGATCAAATACGAGTTCGACTTCGTTCAAAAGGTCCTGTTATTAACTCAATCGCAAAAAAATACAACGGGGGTGGCCATCCATTGGCAGCTGGAGCCTCCATTTATTCTTGGAATGAAGCGCAAGATGTTATGAATGATTTAGAGGTTGCCTTAAAGGAATATCGACCTTCTTGA
- the ytrI gene encoding sporulation membrane protein YtrI — protein sequence MRIPPLYHSPLWQKFFSGVIIGGILSWVIFLYMFGTLQEKQSKLIIDQKGEIKELNTHILIWQEDVNKLNEQNQNALMVQDVLVTISNGSKYGFENESLTINQAEEAIKKDLHSLVAKNLETVFSNKQLVRTMIENKTLRINDKRYRLMIKEIYFFTTVEIVIELKLD from the coding sequence ATGCGTATCCCACCTTTATATCACTCTCCTCTTTGGCAGAAATTCTTCTCTGGTGTCATCATTGGGGGTATCTTAAGCTGGGTCATATTTTTATATATGTTTGGAACGCTACAAGAAAAACAATCCAAACTTATTATCGATCAGAAGGGGGAAATCAAAGAATTAAATACTCATATCTTGATTTGGCAGGAGGATGTAAATAAATTAAATGAACAGAATCAAAACGCCTTAATGGTTCAAGATGTACTCGTTACAATTTCAAATGGTTCCAAATATGGATTTGAGAATGAATCCTTAACGATTAATCAAGCTGAGGAAGCCATAAAAAAAGATTTACATTCTCTTGTCGCTAAAAACCTCGAAACCGTTTTTTCTAATAAACAACTAGTCAGGACCATGATTGAAAATAAAACCTTAAGAATAAACGACAAACGCTATCGATTGATGATAAAAGAAATTTATTTTTTTACTACTGTTGAAATTGTAATTGAACTAAAGCTTGACTAA
- a CDS encoding YtrH family sporulation protein, with protein MSEAFFPEFFKSFFIAFGVILGGSFLGAFSYFLMGQPPLTEMERLSKILRIWAIIAAIGGTFDTVYSFERGFMDGETKDLLKQFFFILSALGGAQAGIKIIEWFTQEHIS; from the coding sequence ATGTCTGAAGCTTTTTTCCCAGAATTTTTCAAAAGTTTTTTCATTGCCTTTGGTGTAATTTTAGGAGGGTCTTTTTTAGGGGCATTTAGTTACTTTCTTATGGGACAGCCTCCCTTAACAGAAATGGAAAGATTGTCAAAAATTTTGAGGATTTGGGCCATCATTGCAGCCATTGGAGGAACGTTTGATACTGTTTACAGTTTTGAACGGGGATTTATGGATGGAGAAACAAAAGATTTACTAAAACAATTTTTTTTCATTTTATCTGCACTAGGTGGTGCCCAAGCTGGTATAAAAATCATTGAATGGTTTACTCAGGAGCATATTTCTTAA